One stretch of Francisella sp. LA112445 DNA includes these proteins:
- the folP gene encoding dihydropteroate synthase, whose protein sequence is MQYIIGIGTNVGFTLENIHLAIQALDSHKEIKVIRKASLYSSKALLKEDAPKNWDINFINTAVKISSTLDPNKLLTILKNIEKNIGRDPNAPVWSPRVIDLDILAAEDLILETDELTIPHKELLNRNFALAPLLELSKGWHHPQKVEIDLSLRLKELDNIDKLKQTLSNTMRMGIVNLSDQSFSDGHFDDDKRKFNLHELIENGAEIIDIGAESTKPNAKPISIDEEFKKLDMILEDIKATAADLKYKPLISIDTRKLEVMQMILDKHHDIIWMINDVECNDIEEKAKLIVKYDKKYVITHNLGIINRDQYLDKNGAIEKVCQYIEQKKDILLNYGVPKDNIFFDVGFGFGKKADTAKYLLENIVKIKDILGLKALIGHSRKPSILGLTKDSDLKSLDSATRELSRKLEKLNIEIIRVHKI, encoded by the coding sequence ATGCAATATATTATAGGAATTGGCACAAATGTAGGGTTTACTCTTGAAAATATACATCTAGCTATACAGGCTTTAGACTCACATAAAGAAATAAAAGTTATAAGAAAAGCGAGCTTATATAGTAGCAAAGCACTACTTAAAGAAGATGCTCCTAAAAATTGGGATATTAATTTTATAAATACAGCTGTAAAGATTAGTTCAACTCTAGATCCTAATAAACTTTTAACTATTCTAAAAAATATTGAAAAAAATATTGGAAGAGATCCAAATGCCCCTGTCTGGTCGCCAAGAGTTATTGATCTAGATATTCTAGCTGCTGAAGATTTGATTCTAGAAACTGATGAGCTTACAATCCCTCATAAAGAGCTACTTAATCGGAATTTTGCTTTAGCTCCGTTATTAGAGTTATCCAAAGGTTGGCATCATCCTCAAAAAGTAGAGATAGATCTAAGCTTAAGATTAAAAGAGCTTGATAATATAGATAAACTAAAACAAACTCTCTCAAATACTATGCGTATGGGTATTGTAAACTTATCAGACCAATCTTTTTCAGATGGGCATTTTGATGATGATAAGCGTAAGTTTAATTTACATGAACTTATTGAGAATGGAGCTGAAATTATAGATATCGGAGCTGAATCAACTAAACCTAATGCTAAACCAATATCTATAGATGAAGAATTTAAAAAGCTTGATATGATTCTAGAAGATATTAAAGCAACTGCTGCAGATCTAAAATATAAACCTTTAATAAGTATTGATACGCGTAAATTAGAGGTGATGCAAATGATCTTAGATAAACATCATGATATTATCTGGATGATAAATGATGTTGAATGTAATGATATTGAAGAAAAAGCTAAGCTCATTGTAAAGTACGATAAAAAATATGTCATAACTCATAATTTAGGAATAATAAACAGAGATCAATATTTAGATAAAAATGGTGCAATAGAAAAAGTTTGTCAGTATATTGAGCAGAAAAAAGATATTTTACTAAATTATGGAGTACCAAAAGATAATATATTCTTTGATGTTGGTTTTGGTTTTGGTAAAAAAGCAGATACTGCAAAATATTTATTAGAAAATATTGTTAAAATAAAAGATATATTAGGTTTAAAAGCACTGATTGGTCACTCTCGTAAACCATCAATATTAGGATTAACAAAAGATAGTGATCTAAAATCCTTAGATAGCGCAACTAGAGAGCTTTCAAGAAAGTTAGAAAAATTAAATATTGAAATTATAAGAGTACATAAAATTTAA